In Sylvia atricapilla isolate bSylAtr1 chromosome 27, bSylAtr1.pri, whole genome shotgun sequence, one genomic interval encodes:
- the CYB561 gene encoding transmembrane ascorbate-dependent reductase CYB561: MDGAPPPTSPAGLSAYVAVSQLLGLTLLATTGAWLGRYRGGVAWHSPLQFNAHPLCMVLGMVFLQGDALLVYRVFRHEAKRSTKALHALLHGLALLIALVGIIAVFESHRTKGIPDMYSLHSWCGMATFVLYLLQWFLGCGFFLFPSASFSLRGWYKPQHIFFGITLFILSIASCLLGITEMLLFKISDSYSHFVPEGILANTLGVLLVAFGLVVGYVLTREEWKRPPLAEELALSMDFKTLTEGESPGGGSQ; encoded by the exons aTGGATGGGGCCCCGCCACCGACCAGCCCCGCCGGGCTCTCGGCGTACGTGGCCGTGTCGCAGCTGCTGGGTCTGACGCTCCTGGCCACCACAGGTGCCTGGCTGGGCCGCTACCGGGGCGGCgtggcctggcacagccccctgCAGTTCAACGCGCACCCTCTCTGCATGGTCCTGGGCATGGTGTTCCTCCAAGGAGACG CTCTCCTGGTGTATCGGGTGTTCAGGCATGAAGCCAAGCGCTCCACCAAGGCACTGCATGCTTTGCTCCACGGCCTGGCGCTGCTCATTGCCCTCGTGG GCATCATCGCTGTCTTCGAGTCACACCGGACTAAGGGCATCCCTGACATGTACAGCCTGCACTCCTGGTGTGGGATGGCCACCTTCGTGCTCTACCTCCTGCAG TGGTTCCTGGGCTGTGGTTTCTTTCTGTTCCCCAGTGCCTCCTTCTCGCTGAGAGGGTGGTACAAGCCCCAGCACATCTTCTTTGGCATCACCCTCTTCATCCTCTCCATTGCCTCCTGCTTACTGGGCATTACTGAGATGCTCCTCTTCAAAATCAG TGATTCCTATAGCCACTTTGTGCCTGAGGGCATCCTGGCCAACACTCTGGGGGTGCTTCTGGTGGCCTTTGGGCTGGTGGTGGGCTACGTGCTGACACGGGAGGAGTGGAAGCGCCCACcactggcagaggagctggccCTGTCCATGGACTTCAAGACCCTGACAGAGGGAGAGAGCCCTGGTGGTGGCAGCCAGTga